The following proteins are co-located in the Primulina tabacum isolate GXHZ01 chromosome 11, ASM2559414v2, whole genome shotgun sequence genome:
- the LOC142519094 gene encoding protein CHROMATIN REMODELING 4-like isoform X2, whose amino-acid sequence MLDRNWVLKRKRGKLPVGKVKPGDREKGYKSFKFPSTTLSKLELKEHASLDGCSGKRKGNDGYYYECVICELGGKLLCCDSCPRTYHLECLDPVLKRIPSGKWVCPMCCQRHASLESVNHLDPISKRARTKIIIRRSKTETESSATDKFTKTFESSAVGKKHNSDKGKSSLSRCGQIFERLESSSNDVHNNHQNHMVQDSSMDDSSSFCGIDKKLEESRSHKRAEKPAIPAEGSLSLSKEKKSTANVESSEMKPEASSEKLSPENKPVLALEAANRVAQKRKHRACSRNNDKKHKVGKAKSGSGTYRKGQGNSTHPGASKSKKKCKTNVHKTSSTSLSQDSGKNVTDILPKDEVIPTVAAPYSLETQEAEKITVKHAADEERVLEIQQVDRIIGCRVKVDNRDFVCGAAVINKNEALLGESLVAEDLSTLSEENPCSEMPLDAKEFLIGKTFVAEDPIKLSKEIPSCGMTLDAVGDGNSGEDHQDVASCSVGARNLKINMNKGKLQVYRRTTTKERKEKSLTDSLRRDTKGSDSMVVNNKKYSDSNLCVGAPTDEVVSEVEKSMTILEACDNNGGLKDSLTSGTLKNFLNHYLDENGSTKEEEKVTRLGIAPKKKFLESRLVEAGSTTVLYEFLVKWVGKSHLHNSWIPESELKTLAKRKLENYKSKYGTASINLCEEQWKIPHRVIATRSSIDGSNEAFVKWKGLPYDECTWENIDEPAIAKSFHLVDRFLRFEQQTLENESAKLNSTRDKNDFPPSEVINLTEQPKELVGGSLFPHQLEALNWLRKSWHKSRNVILADEMGLGKTVSACAFISSLYFEFKARLPCLVLVPLSTMPNWMSEFALWAPHLNAVEYHGNTRARALIRQYEWHARDPHGKNKPSSYKFNVLLTTYEMVLCDSTYLRGVPWEVLVVDEGHRLKNSGSKLFGLLNTFTLHHRVLLTGTPLQNNIGEMYNLLNFLQQAFFPSLSSFEEKFKDLTTAEKVEELKNLVAPHMLRRLKKDAMRNIPPKTERVVPVELSSIQAEYYRAMLTKNYQILRNIGKGVPQQSMLNIVMQLRKVCNHPYLIPGTEPESGSLEFLHEMRIKASAKLTLLHYMLKFLHKEDHRVLIFSQMTKLLDILEDYLTTEFGHKTYERVDGSVSVADRQAAITRFNQDKSRFVFLLSTRSCGLGINLATADTVIIYDSDFNPHADIQAMNRAHRIGQSNRLLVYRLVVRASVEERILQLAKKKLMLDQLFVNKSGSQKEVEDILKWGTEELFSDSSSIIGKDGDNHINKDDSVIELEHNNRRTGGLGDVYKDKCADCSNKITWDENAILKLLDRSDLQSGSADDNTETELENEMLGSVKSLEWNDESTEEQAGIVSGPVTNNDKGAPSSENKDDISVGVIEENEWDRLLRVRWERYQNEEEAALGRGKRQRKAVSYRETYVTHPIEAVTGNVTGEEPEPEPEPEREYTPAGRALKEKYTKLRSRQKERLAQRNMKGSLAQLLELMPQFPPFHSKEGKKMEVSVQPVEEKTPYTELEDNSHGQMMEPNSMTDSNLKLGRMSKQKSYFLLQRPVTSTGRHMSEVLTTNDQLQDTYSIDILRHNLPPVIGLCAPNAPKRMDPLQRKMSKSYQRQTKLGLGVEFTMRSTCCPSGMSNEMTVNGHESIPTRYKFPDFSSRTSQFPWSDVSDMHLPFTPHSFAAFIDKAPADHSRNSGAINSDFQEKMLLPKLPFDERQIPRYSISGANLPYMTPDLFPSLSLGSRVTDTNDGVRDLHLPMLPNLKFPPDPPKYNQQEQLSPVLGSSQVPSTFASFPENHRKVLENIILRTGSGSSNSLLTKKSKIDIWLEDELDHLWIGVRRHGKGRWEAMLRDPRLKFSKFRTAEDLSARWEEEELRILDGPRLPGQNSLKPLKSENPLFSGISEGMMARALHGACSDGMMTGVLHGTKYEPLKFQPHLTDTRLGLGGLPSGPPQLDPSDPALPTWSSDKFPIFFSRDFFGGTIQGSVVSSSTPNEPPFILSSLGSIYLDSHGLQQREKLKNATRMGMMPDLHNMGNSEPVGSPQVAGCEKVRNYSESKGKDEVARCTSPKDNLPHWLREAVNAPGKAFEPELPPAVSAIAQSVRILYGEGSSKIPPFLVPAPPSLKPRDPLSVLKKKRKKKKRLHASNKSSQGIVNSFPANHDIEHVGSTSVAGRLELSKSGVSGFPWLDCNLNFPPRDDKLGPFSSSVMPTASKKAVVCLSPSPEVPELAGSHVEPGPPPAIPPGFINSSVAKSSERNGKQRRYHLC is encoded by the exons ATGCTTGACAGAAACTGGGTGTTGAAACGTAAACGTGGAAAGCTTCCAGTGGGTAAAGTTAAGCCTGGTGATAGAGAAAAAGGTTACAAGTCTTTCAAGTTTCCATCCACGACACTGTCGAAGCTTGAACTGAAAGAGCATGCTAGTTTAGATGGATGTTCTGGCAAGAGAAAAGGAAATGATGGG TATTATTACGAGTGTGTAATTTGTGAACTTGGTGGAAAGCTGCTGTGTTGTGATAGCTGCCCCCGCACGTATCATCTTGAGTGTTTAGATCCTGTTCTGAAG CGTATTCCGTCGGGAAAATGGGTATGCCCAATGTGTTGTCAGAGACATGCTTCCCTGGAGTCTGTGAACCATCTGGACCCCATTTCAAAAAGAGCACGAACAAAGATAATAATTAGAAGGTcgaaaactgaaactgaatcaTCTGCAACCGACAAATTTACTAAAACATTTGAAAGTTCTGCAGTTGGGAAGAAACACAATTCAGATAAAGGAAAATCATCCCTTTCTCGTTGTGGCCAAATATTTGAACGTTTGGAGAGTTCGTCCAATGATGTACACAATAATCATCAGAATCATATGGTTCAAGATAGTTCAATGGATGATAGTTCTTCTTTTTGTGGCATTGATAAGAAACTAGAAGAATCCCGTTCTCATAAACGAGCAGAGAAGCCAGCGATTCCTGCTGAGGGATCCTTATCCTtgtcaaaggaaaaaaaatcaacTGCGAATGTGGAATCTTCTGAGATGAAACCTGAAGCATCATCCGAAAAATTATCACCTGAAAACAAACCTGTCCTTGCATTGGAAGCTGCCAATCGAGTGGCCCAAAAAAGAAAGCACAGAGCTTGCTCTCGTAATAATGATAAGAAGCATAAAGTTGGCAAGGCCAAATCTGGTTCTGGTACTTATAGAAAAGGTCAAGGGAATTCCACACACCCAGGGGCTTCAAAATCCAAGAAAAAATGTAAAACAAATGTCCACAAGACTAGTTCAACTTCATTAAGTCAGGATAGTGGCAAAAATGTCACTGATATCCTACCAAAGGATGAG GTGATTCCTACGGTAGCAGCTCCCTATTCACTTGAAACACAGGAAGCAGAAAAAATTACAGTTAAACATGCAGCAGATGAAGAGCGTGTTCTTGAAATTCAGCAG GTGGATCGGATTATTGGTTGTCGAGTTAAAGTTGATAACAGAGATTTTGTTTGTGGTGCGGCAGTGATCAACAAAAATGAGGCACTTTTAGGTGAATCGTTGGTTGCAGAAGATCTTAGTACACTGTCTGAGGAAAATCCCTGCTCTGAGATGCCTTTGGATGCAAAGGAGTTCCTTATTGGGAAGACATTTGTTGCAGAAGATCCAATTAAACTGTCAAAGGAAATTCCCAGCTGTGGGATGACTTTGGATGCGGTTGGTGATGGAAACTCAGGAGAGGACCATCAGGATGTTGCCAGCTGTTCCGTTGGAGCAAGAAActtaaaaattaatatgaatAAAGGCAAGCTACAGGTTTACAGAAGAACGACGACCAAAGAACGTAAAGAGAAAAGTTTGACAGATTCTCTTAGGAGAGACACTAAGGGTTCTGATTCCATGGTGGtgaataacaaaaaatatagtGACAGTAACTTGTGTGTCGGTGCACCAACTGATGAGGTGGTTTCGGAGGTTGAGAAGAGTATGACAATCTTGGAGGCTTGTGACAATAATGGTGGTTTGAAGGACAGTCTCACCTCTGGAACTTTAAAGAactttcttaatcattatttgGATGAAAATGGAAGCACAAAGGAGGAAGAAAAGGTCACAAGATTGGGCATTGCTCCCAAAAAGAAATTCCTAGAGTCTCGCTTGGTTGAAGCTGGATCCACCACTGTCTTGTATGAGTTTTTGGTGAAGTGGGTTGGGAAATCTCATCTTCATAACAGCTGGATTCCCGAATCTGAGCTGAAAACTCTGGCCAAACGAAAATTGGAGAATTACAAGTCAAAGTATGGAACAGCTTCAATAAATCTATGTGAGGAACAATGGAAGATTCCACATCGGGTAATCGCTACCCGGTCCTCCATTGATGGATCAAATGAAGCATTCGTAAAATGGAAAGGTCTTCCTTATGATGAATGCACTTGGGAAAATATTGATGAACCTGCTATTGCAAAGTCATTTCACTTAGTTGATAGGTTCTTGAGGTTTGAACAGCAAACCTTGGAGAATGAGAGTGCCAAGCTTAATTCAACACGAGACAAAAATGACTTCCCACCAAGTGAGGTAATCAATCTCACAGAACAGCCTAAAGAGCTAGTTGGAGGTTCTTTGTTTCCACATCAGTTGGAAGCATTGAATTGGTTGCGAAAAAGCTGGCATAAATCAAGAAATGTGATACTTGCTGATGAAATGGGGCTTGGAAAAACAGTGTCAGCTTGTGCTTTTATCTCATCattatatttcgaatttaaagCTAGACTTCCTTGTCTGGTTTTGGTTCCTCTATCGACAATGCCCAACTGGATGTCAGAATTTGCGCTGTGGGCTCCCCATCTCAATGCCGTAGAATATCATGGGAACACAAGAGCTAGAGCCTTAATTCGCCAATATGAATGGCATGCCCGTGATCCCCATGGAAAAAACAAACCATCTTCTTACAAATTCAATGTTCTCTTAACTACTTATGAAATGGTTTTATGTGATTCCACATATCTACGTGGAGTTCCCTGGGAAGTTCTTGTGGTTGATGAGGGTCACCGCCTGAAAAATTCTGGCAGTAAGCTATTTGGCTTACTGAATACGTTTACGCTCCACCATCGAGTACTGTTGACTGGTACTCCTCTTCAGAACAATATTGGTGAGATGTACAATTTACTCAATTTTCTGCAGCAAGCTTTTTTTCCTTCTCTTTCTTCATTTGAGGAGAAATTTAAAGATCTAACCACCGCAGAAAAGGTGGAGGAACTTAAGAACCTTGTTGCTCCACACATGCTCCGCAGGCTTAAAAAGGATGCCATGCGGAATATTCCCCCTAAGACTGAACGAGTGGTTCCTGTCGAGCTATCATCAATTCAGGCAGAATATTACCGTGCCATGCTCACAAAGAACTACCAAATATTACGCAACATAGGAAAAGGGGTTCCTCAACAATCGATGCTGAATATTGTGATGCAGTTAAGGAAGGTTTGCAATCATCCTTATCTCATACCAGGCACTGAACCTGAATCTGGTTCACTGGAATTTCTTCATGAAATGCGAATAAAAGCTTCAGCTAAGCTGACTCTGCTGCATTATATGCttaaatttcttcacaaagaaGATCATAGAGTCCTTATTTTTTCACAGATGACCAAGTTACTTGATATCCTTGAGGATTACTTGACTACTGAATTTGGGCATAAGACATATGAGAGAGTTGATGGCTCTGTTTCTGTGGCCGATCGGCAAGCAGCGATAACACGTTTCAATCAAGACAAGAGTAGATTTGTGTTTCTTTTATCTACGCGCTCTTGTGGCCTTGGCATTAACTTGGCAACTGCTGATACTGTAATTATATATGATTCAGATTTCAATCCACATGCAGATATCCAAGCTATGAACCGAGCGCATCGAATAGGGCAGTCAAACCGACTTCTTGTGTACCGGCTTGTTGTCCGTGCTAGTGTTGAAGAGCGTATATTGCAGCTTGCAAAGAAAAAGCTGATGCTAGATCAACTTTTTGTGAACAAGTCTGGATCACAAAAGGAGGTGGAAGACATCTTAAAATGGGGAACGGAAGAACTTTTTAGTGATTCATCTTCGATTATCGGAAAGGACGGTGACAACCACATCAATAAAGATGATTCAGTTATAGAATTAGAGCATAATAATAGGAGGACTGGTGGGCTTGGGGATGTATACAAAGACAAATGTGCTGATTGTAGCAATAAGATCACATGGGATGAAAATGCCATTTTGAAATTGTTGGACCGCTCAGACCTGCAGTCTGGTTCAGCCGATGATAATACTGAAACTGAGCTGGAGAATGAAATGCTTGGTTCAGTGAAG TCTCTTGAATGGAATGATGAGTCCACAGAAGAACAAGCTGGAATAGTGTCAGGACCTGTGACTAATAACGACAAAGGTGCGCCAAGTTCTGAAAAtaaagatgatatatctgttggCGTCATTGAAGAAAATGAATGGGATAGGCTACTGCGAGTTAG ATGGGAGAGATATCAAAATGAGGAGGAAGCAGCTCTTGGTCGAGGAAAACGCCAGAGAAAAGCTGTTTCATATAGGGAGACATATGTCACTCATCCTATTGAAGCAGTGACTGGA AATGTTACCGGGGAAGAACCGGAGCCTGAACCGGAGCCTGAGCGGGAGTACACACCAGCTGGACGAGCTCTTAAAGAAAAATA TACCAAGCTTCGTTCTAGACAAAAAGAAAGATTGGCCCAAAGGAACATGAAGGGGTCATTGGCACAGCTTCTAGAGTTGATGCCTCAGTTTCCACCTTTTCATtctaaagaaggaaaaaaaatggAGGTGTCAGTTCAACCTGTTGAAGAAAAAACTCCATATACTGAATTGGAAGATAACAGTCATGGCCAAATGATGGAACCAAATAGCATGACTGACTCAAACCTGAAGCTGGGAAGAATGTCCAAGCAGAAATCTTATTTTCTTCTGCAACGTCCTGTAACATCCACTGGCCGACATATGTCTGAAGTTTTAACGACCAATGACCAGTTACAGGACACATACTCCATTGATATTTTGAGGCATAACTTACCACCAGTAATAGGATTATGTGCCCCAAATGCTCCTAAAAGAATGGATCCCTTGCAGAGGAAAATGTCAAAATCCTACCAAAGACAAACCAAGCTAGGGCTTGGAGTTGAGTTCACAATGAGATCTACTTGTTGTCCCTCTGGCATGTCAAATGAGATGACTGTTAATGGTCATGAGTCAATCCCAACCCGATATAAATTTCCTGATTTTTCATCCCGAACTTCTCAATTTCCATGGAGTGATGTCTCGGATATGCATCTACCATTCACTCCC CATTCATTTGCAGCATTCATTGATAAAGCACCTGCAGATCATTCTAGGAACTCTGGTGCAATTAATTCTGATTTCCAAGAAAAGATGCTATTGCCCAAACTACCGTTTGATGAGAGGCAGATTCCTAGATATTCAATTTCCGGTGCAAACTTGCCGTATATGACTCCTGACTTGTTCCCAAGCTTATCACTGGGATCTAGAGTTACAGACACAAATGATGGTGTCCGTGATCTTCATCTTCCCATGTTGCCAAATCTCAAATTTCCACCAGATCCACCCAAgtataatcaacaagaacagttATCTCCAGTATTGGGCTCAAGTCAGGTGCCATCTACATTTGCATCATTTCCTGAAAACCATAGGAAGGTTCTTGAGAACATCATCCTAAGGACTGGATCTGGATCATCAAACAGCCTTCTGACGAAGAAATCTAAAATAGATATCTGGTTGGAGGATGAACTTGATCATCTATGGATAGGCGTTCGTAGACATGGAAAAGGAAGATGGGAGGCAATGTTACGTGATCCAAGGTTGAAGTTTTCAAAATTTAGAACTGCTGAGGATTTGTCAGCTAGATGGGAGGAGGAAGAACTCAGGATTTTGGATGGGCCAAGACTTCCAGGACAAAACTCTCTCAAGCCCCTGAAATCTGAGAATCCTTTGTTTTCTGGAATTTCGGAAGGAATGATGGCACGAGCACTGCACGGAGCTTGTTCAGATGGGATGATGACAGGGGTGTTGCACGGAACAAAATATGAGCCTTTGAAATTCCAACCACATCTAACTGACACGAGACTTGGTCTTGGTGGTCTACCGTCTGGGCCACCACAATTAGATCCATCTGATCCAGCACTTCCAACTTGGAGTTCAGATAAgttcccaatttttttttccaggGACTTTTTCGGAGGAACCATTCAGGGATCAGTTGTTTCCTCTAGCACTCCTAATGAGCCACCCTTTATTCTGAGTTCATTAGGATCGATTTATTTGGATTCTCATGGATTGCAGCAAAGGGAGAAACTAAAGAATGCAACTAGGATGGGGATGATGCCTGACCTTCATAACATGGGAAACAGTGAACCTGTTGGTTCTCCTCAGGTTGCTGGCTGTGAGAAGGTTCGAAATTATTCGGAGTCAAAGGGGAAGGACGAAGTTGCTAGATGTACTTCTCCAAAAGACAATTTACCTCACTGGCTTAGAGAAGCTGTGAATGCTCCTGGTAAAGCCTTCGAACCTGAGCTGCCTCCTGCTGTGTCTGCAATAGCACAATCTGTTCGAATTTTGTATGGGGAAGGTTCTTCCAAAATACCTCCATTTCTTGTTCCTGCTCCACCTTCCCTAAAGCCCAGGGATCCTCTGAGCGTTCTgaagaagaagagaaagaagaagaagaggttGCATGCATCTAATAAGTCCTCT